The following proteins are co-located in the Candidatus Margulisiibacteriota bacterium genome:
- a CDS encoding sensor histidine kinase, producing the protein MGSVNKISAFLRPAANRVGLAWTVLRHGAPLPDHGRQIYGLMQRLSRRDLGPGQIAAVQVEAVVDLLRADSGMFYSYNPENGHLARVAGIGEWKSLWPQEPTPLNKGDKAYFVDVAVNGAAPVGGRCENWFMTPEGEPFALWINDRAAHSPSQDNFNADLASGFYGHNPRFISDILFLLLNRNGASAEFIMLANWTKNAGVGRFYPIIPVLMKDQVEQTLMTFRDACSLARIEAGERQELERHYFELRMIGETYAHDAKNRAKSTKMAAVILGRAMNSFMSDPTEENRAAMGRMLAIIEEESGSGEKTLLEMMNKLLRGDIEYEMNFVPMNLSKWFAERRVMLEQNFSMRDISAHVEITQEPLPVKLDERLFSSRVLGELLTNAAKYGGSQVEINVCKSPTGAEAVFSVSDHGIGLNRQALRGIFDRGERATDVESQASSGLGLFDARMVVEGHGGRIWAESPGIGQGTTFYVTLPLIAD; encoded by the coding sequence ATGGGCTCTGTTAATAAAATTTCGGCTTTTTTAAGGCCTGCGGCAAACCGTGTGGGTTTGGCCTGGACGGTATTAAGACACGGAGCGCCTTTGCCGGACCACGGGAGGCAGATCTACGGCCTTATGCAGCGTTTGTCCAGGAGAGACCTTGGCCCCGGACAGATAGCGGCGGTCCAGGTAGAAGCGGTCGTCGATCTTTTAAGAGCGGATTCAGGTATGTTCTATTCCTACAATCCGGAAAACGGACACTTAGCAAGGGTGGCGGGTATCGGAGAGTGGAAAAGTTTGTGGCCGCAGGAGCCGACGCCGCTTAATAAAGGCGATAAAGCGTATTTTGTGGATGTGGCTGTAAACGGAGCAGCGCCGGTAGGCGGCAGGTGCGAAAACTGGTTTATGACCCCCGAAGGGGAACCTTTTGCCCTGTGGATCAATGACAGAGCCGCTCATAGCCCCTCGCAGGATAATTTTAATGCAGACCTTGCAAGCGGCTTTTACGGACATAATCCCAGATTCATTTCGGACATACTTTTTCTTCTTTTGAACAGGAACGGCGCATCGGCCGAGTTCATAATGCTGGCTAATTGGACAAAAAACGCCGGGGTCGGCAGATTTTACCCGATAATTCCTGTGTTGATGAAGGACCAGGTGGAGCAAACGCTCATGACCTTTAGGGATGCCTGTAGTCTTGCCAGGATAGAAGCCGGGGAAAGGCAGGAGCTCGAGCGGCATTATTTTGAATTGAGGATGATCGGAGAAACCTATGCGCATGACGCCAAGAACCGGGCCAAGAGCACTAAAATGGCTGCTGTTATACTAGGAAGGGCTATGAATAGTTTCATGAGTGATCCAACTGAAGAGAACAGAGCGGCTATGGGAAGAATGCTGGCAATTATTGAAGAAGAGTCCGGCTCCGGTGAAAAAACTCTTCTTGAAATGATGAATAAGCTTCTGAGAGGTGATATTGAGTATGAAATGAACTTTGTGCCGATGAACCTGTCCAAGTGGTTTGCTGAAAGGCGGGTTATGCTGGAACAAAATTTTTCAATGAGGGACATCTCCGCCCATGTTGAAATAACTCAAGAACCTTTGCCGGTTAAACTGGATGAAAGGCTTTTCAGTTCCAGAGTGCTTGGAGAATTGCTGACAAATGCCGCCAAATACGGAGGCTCTCAAGTAGAGATAAATGTCTGCAAAAGTCCGACAGGGGCGGAAGCGGTGTTTTCTGTTTCAGATCACGGGATAGGCCTGAACAGACAAGCGCTGCGCGGGATATTTGACAGAGGCGAAAGGGCTACGGATGTAGAAAGCCAGGCTAGTTCCGGATTGGGGCTGTTTGACGCAAGAATGGTCGTTGAAGGGCACGGCGGACGGATCTGGGCCGAAAGTCCCGGAATAGGGCAGGGAACCACCTTTTACGTGACGCTTCCGCTTATAGCAGATTGA